The following nucleotide sequence is from Microbacterium arborescens.
TCGCGCACCCAGGGCTCCACGAGCCCCAGGTCCTCTCCGATGATCACCGCACCGGCACGGGCGGCCTCGAGTGCGAGCACTCCGATCATCGCCTCGTGGTCGTAGCGGACGTACGTGCCCTCCCCCGGCCCGAGTCCCTGGGGGATCCACCACAGCCGGAAGAAGCCGAGAATGTGGTCGATGCGCAACGCGCCCGCGTGGCGCAGCAGCGACCGGAGCATGTCGCGCAGCGGCGCATAGGCATGATCGGCAAGAGCTCGCGGCAACCAGGGAGGCTGATTCCAGTTCTGACCCTGCTGGTTGTACATGTCGGGTGGTGCGCCCACGACGACGCCCGGCGCGTACAGCTCGCCCAGCGACCACGCGTCCGAACCGGCCGTCGAGACGCCGACCGCGAGGTCGTGCATGATCCCGATCCGCATCCCGGACGCCGCCGCTGCGGCAGCAGCATCCGCGAGCTGCTCGTCGACGACCCACTGCAACCAGATGTGGAACGCGATGCGGTCCGACAGTCGCTCGCGAAGCCTGTCGATCTCGGGGTCGTCGATCGCGATCCCGTCCGGGACCGTGTCGCCCGTCTCAGCCTCGTGCTCCCGCACCGCGCACCACAGGGCGAAGTCGGCGAGGGCAGTCCCTTCGCGCCGGGCGAAGGCGTCGCGCTGAGCGCGCCGGGCGGGCGAGAGGTCGACGGCGTGGATGAGCGCGAGCGCCTCGCGCTTCGCGCGCCAGACGGAGTCGCGATCGATGGTCTCCGCGTTCTCGTTCGCAGACGCCGCGGTGCGACGCAGTTGGTCGAACCGATCGTCCGCTTCCTCGGAGAGGTATGCCGCTTCAGGAATGAGCTCGGGCCGGATGTACAGCGGTGCGAGGAAACGCCGTGAGGAGGGCAGGTACGGCGACGGCTCGATCGGAGTCGTGACATCCGCTGCGTGCACCGGATTGATCAGCAGGTAGTCCGCGCCCGATTCGCCCGCGATCGCGGCGAGGTCCGCAAGGTCAGCGAAGTCGCCCATGCCCCACGACCGACGCGAACGCACCGAGTACAGCTGAGCCATGAGACCCCATGACCGCCGTCCAGCCTCAGCCGATGGAAGCGGCAGGCGCTGCGGCGCGACGATGAGCGCTCCGCTTCCGAGGAGATCGCCTCCTCCGCCGTACTGCCGCGCCTCCACCGTGTGCCAGCCCAGCGGCACGTCTTCGGGTACCGGAACCCGTACCCGCCAACGCGTCTGCCCGTCGATCGTACGGGCGACGGGCTGTTGCACGGGAATGGGCAAGGCTCGGATCGACCCGTCCTCCAGAACGAGCGCGACCTCGACATCGGAGCCGTCGGCGACGTGCACCTCGATCTCCCCCGAACTCTGCCGAACGACGGTCGACGGGGCCACGAGTCGCCGCCACGGCTCGGCTGTCCGTTCGGCGAGCGCATGCTCGACCGCTTCATCGTCGGATGCATCGACGCCCATCGCCGCGAGGACGGCGCGCAGCGTGGTGGCGGGCACGCGCACATGCTCCCCCGAGAATGACCAGTACTCGGTCGCGACGCCGTACGCCTCGGCGAGCGATCCGAGCGTCGCGTCGGGAACGACGCCCACTGTGCTGTCTCGACTCATCAGCATCTCCTCGTCTCAGTGAGCGCCTGCGCGGTCACGACCCCGTCACGCGCTCGAACAGCCCGGGGTAACTCAGCACGAAGCCGTCGTCGTCGACGGTGAGCGTGCGGCGGAAGTTGTGGTCACGTGATTCGAAGCAGTATGCGCGCGGTCCGACCCGCGTGTACCGCTGTCGGCTGAGCTGAACCTCGAGGGACGGCACGTGCGCCCAGGCCACCACGACATCCGCGTGGCTGCCGACGGCCAGTCGTAGACGGCGAATCGGAAGGGCGTTGGTGGCGGGCGTGACGGTGATGTCGAGGTCCGTCGCGCCCGCGAGGTCGGGGCGTGCGGCGCCATCGACCGTCCATGCTCCGTCGGTGTTCTCGATATGCGTCACCCGCTCGCCCACCTCGATGGTCGCGTGGTGGAAGCCTCCGTCCGGAGCGAGCCGCACCGCGTAGCGGCAGGCCTGCTCGCCGCCGTCGACCTCGCCGACGATGCGGATGCCGTCATCGGAATACTCCGTCGTGCACCTCTCGACCGTCTCCGCCGACCCGACGCCGGTCCACGAGATTCGCGTCGTCCTCATGCTCCCATCCTCTCGATGTTTCACGTGCAACATCGCGTCGCCATCCTGTCAGCGGGTCCGCGCCGACGGAATGGTCATTCGTCGGGGTTGCCGAGCGCGGTCAGCCGTGCGACGATGCCCGCCCGTTTCGGCGAGCGTGCCGGCAGCAGTCGCAGGCACAGCCGCAGAACCTCCGCGTCTCCGGTTCCCTCATCGGTCTCGACGTAAGCGAGCAGCACCTCGACCGAGGCCTCGGCCAGAAGGGCTTCGCGCAGCGAACCCCGCAGCCGATCGCGGACCTCCTCGGTTCCCGGGGCGCATGAGTCCGGCAGCACCGGGCCCGAGTAGGCGGCGAGTGCCACACGGTGCGCCCCGCGGTCGAGCAGCGAGGCCACCTGCTGCGCGTCGGTCTCGAGCTCCGTCGGCAGCCGGTACGGACGCGACAGGGGAACGAGGTGCGGCGCGGTTCGTTCGAGCATCCGCCGCAACCGCACCATCTCGGGGCGAAGCGTGTCGGTGGCATCGGGGCCGTAGACCAGTTCGGCCAGACGTTCCGCCGACAGGCCTTGGCGGTGCGTCGCGAGCATCAGCAGGATGTCGGCGTGACGGGCAGACACCTCGACGATGCGCTCACCGTCGGGTCCGGCGATCTCGAGGAGAGCACGATCGCGCCCCAGTACCCGCAGCGTCGACGCTGTCGGGGCGGAACCGACGCGGTTCCGTGATCGGACGAAGCCGCGCGGCCGGTCCGCCCGGGAGCGCAACCGAGCGACCAGCACCTCACTCTCGATCGCACGCGCGGTCGCGTCGACGAGAAGCCTCGCCTGGGGGGTCGCTGCCTCCGCACGGCCCGTCACATCGATGACGCCGAGCAGCCGATGGGTCTCGGGGTCGTGCACGGGTGCCGCCGTGCACGACCAGGGCTGCACCAGGCGATTGAAGTGCTCCGCGCCGCGGATCTGCACCGACCGGCCGAGTTGCAGTGCTGTGCCCGGCGCCGAGGTGCCCACCGCAGACTCCGACCAGTTCGCCCCCGCGACGAACCCCACGTCGCCCGTGAGCGTCCGCACGCTGGTGTCGCCCTCGACCCAGAGCAATCGGCCAGCCGCATCCCCGACGGCGACGACCACGCCGGAGTCGGCGCTCGGCACGAGCAGGGCGCGGACCATGTCCATGACCCCGGCGAGCGGGTGAGCGCTGCGGTACGCCGCGAGCGCGCGTTCGTCGAACTCCAGTGGCGGCAGCGCCTCGGCGCCGACGAGGTTCGCCATCGATCGGCGCCACGATTCTCGGACGAGCGACCGGACATCGTTCAGACGACGCTCGGCATCGGTACCGGCCAGCAGCTCGTCGTGTGCACGCTCGATGAGCAGACGGGACGACTCGGGAGCGACATCCCACTGCGCAGACCACGACGAGGACACGGGCGACTCCGATCGGCGGTGAAGGAGCGCCCTCAGCCTAAGCCGGGCGGGCTCATCGCGGTAGAGCTCGCGTGGTCGTCAGCCGTCCGAGCGCGCCGACCACCACTCGCGCAGCCGCTGCTCCGCGGCCTCCTCGCCGATCATCCCCTCGTCGAGACGGATGTCGAGCAGATACCGGTACGCCTCGCCCACCTCACGGCCGGGTCGGATGCCGAGGACCTCCTGGATGCGGTTGCCGTCGAGCTCCGGGCGCATGGCGCCGAGCTCTTCGGCGGCCGCCAGCTCGTCGATGCGCCTCTCGATGTCGTCGTACGCCGACTTCAGGCGAGCCGCCTTGCGCTTGTTCCGCGTCGTGACGTCGGCGCGGGTGAGGATGTGCAGTCGCTCGAGCTCATCCCCCGCGTCACGGACGTAGCGTCGGACGGCCGAATCGGTCCACGCCCCCTCCGAGTAGCCGAAGAACCGCAGGTGCAGTTCGACCAGGCGACTCACCGACGAGATCGTGTCGGAGTCGAAGCGGAGGGCCTGCAGGCGCTTGCGCGCCATCCGAGAGCCCTTGATGTCGTGGTGGTGGAAGCTCACACCCCCGCCGGGCTCGAGTTTGCGCGTCGCGGGCTTGCCGATGTCGTGCAGCAACGCGGCCAGTCGCAGCACGACATCCGGCGCTGCATCGGGATTCCGTTCATACTCGAGCTCGATGGCCTGACGCAGCACCGTCAGAGAGTGCTCGTAGACATCCTTGTGGTGGTGGTGCTCGTCGATCTCGAGCCGCAGCGCCGGAACCTCGGGCAGCACGAGTTGCATGAGGCCGGTGTCGACGAGCAGCCGGATGCCGCGGGCAGGGTCGTCGGTGCGCAACAGCTTCACAAGCTCGCCCTGCACGCGCTCCGGGCTCACGATCGAGAGCGTCTCGCGCAGGTCGGTCATCGCCTGTTCGGTGGCGGGATCGACCGAGAACCCGAGCTGGGACGCGAAGCGCGCGGCCCGCAGCATCCGGAGCGGATCGTCGCCGAAACTCACGGCGGGATCACTCGGTGTGCGCAGCGTCGTGGCGACGAGGTCCTCGACCCCGCCGTTCGGGTCGACGAGCGAGGGTCCCGGCACGCGCAGCGCCATGGCGTTGACGGTGAAGTCGCGCCGCGCGAGATCCTGCTCGAGGGTGTCGCCGAACTCGACCGTGGGCTTGCGGGTCACACCGTCGTAACTGTCGGCACGGTACGTCGTGATCTCGATCTGCTCGCCGCGCACCTTCGCGCCGATCGTCCCGAACGCACGACCGATGTCCCATGTCGCGGTGGCGAGAGGCTCGACGACGCGCAGGATGTCGTCGGGTCGGGCGTTCGTGGTGAAGTCGAGATCGTTCGTCGCGCGTCCGAGCAGTGCATCTCGCACGGGACCGCCGACGATCGCCAGCTCGAAGCCGGCGCGCTCGAACGCGTCGGCCAGCGCCGAGACGACGGGAGATGCTGCCAGGGCGCGCAGGCGCGCGACACCCTCGGCCATGTTCAGCATGACTCCGAGCCTACCGGCCCTCCCCCGGCGCTCCCGAGCCGGCGATCAGCTCGCGATCAGTCGGCGAAACGCAGGAAGCCCGTGAACAGCAGCTCGCGCACGCGGGGCAGCAGGTCGGCGCGGAGCGCGGCGGCATCGACCTCGAGCAGGTCCGCGATCGCAGCGACCAGCACGCGGACCGGCAGGTCGCCGTCGCTGGCCCCGACGAGGGCAGCGAGCGCCGGATCGACGTCGAGCACGCGACCGAAGCCCGCCCCCTGGCGCAGTTCGATGACCTGCGGGTCTTCGGCTCCGGGTACGTGGTGGCGCGCTTCGGTCACATCCGGCGCGACGCGCAGCACCGCGGCATCCAGGTCGGCGTCGGTCATGCTCGAGAGCCGCTGCCAGGCGTCGAGAGACGCACCGATGTGGGGACCGAGAGCGCCCGGGATGCTGCCGGAGATGCGCTCGTAGCGGGCGAGCGTCGGGATGACCGTCGGGCGGTGCAGCGTGATGTACCCGAACCCGATGGCGGTGACCCCGCGCGCGGCGAAGTCGTCGAGCCACGCCTGCACGAGCGGGGCGTATGCGGGTGAGCCGGGCGCGGTGCCGCCATCGCGGACCCAGAGTTCGGCATAGGCGAGCGGATCGAGCTGCTCGCGCTCGACGACCCACGCATCCAGGACGACGGAAGACTCCGACACCCACGAGCGCACCCGGTCGAGACCGTCCTCACCGGCGCGGTACTCCCAATTGCCGAGCAGCTGCGCGACTCCGCCCGGAGCGAGCACCGACCCGACCTCGCGCACGAACGCGGCGACGAGGTCATCGCCCGACATCCCGCCGTCGCGGTACTCGTACGCGGGCACACCCTCT
It contains:
- the malQ gene encoding 4-alpha-glucanotransferase encodes the protein MSRDSTVGVVPDATLGSLAEAYGVATEYWSFSGEHVRVPATTLRAVLAAMGVDASDDEAVEHALAERTAEPWRRLVAPSTVVRQSSGEIEVHVADGSDVEVALVLEDGSIRALPIPVQQPVARTIDGQTRWRVRVPVPEDVPLGWHTVEARQYGGGGDLLGSGALIVAPQRLPLPSAEAGRRSWGLMAQLYSVRSRRSWGMGDFADLADLAAIAGESGADYLLINPVHAADVTTPIEPSPYLPSSRRFLAPLYIRPELIPEAAYLSEEADDRFDQLRRTAASANENAETIDRDSVWRAKREALALIHAVDLSPARRAQRDAFARREGTALADFALWCAVREHEAETGDTVPDGIAIDDPEIDRLRERLSDRIAFHIWLQWVVDEQLADAAAAAAASGMRIGIMHDLAVGVSTAGSDAWSLGELYAPGVVVGAPPDMYNQQGQNWNQPPWLPRALADHAYAPLRDMLRSLLRHAGALRIDHILGFFRLWWIPQGLGPGEGTYVRYDHEAMIGVLALEAARAGAVIIGEDLGLVEPWVRDYLAERGILGTSVLWFESSDDGGPLDPERYRTDVLATVNTHDLPPTAGYLEGEHVALRARLGLLTRSVDDERADFERERDRMLAELRSRGLIGDGASVQDVIEALHVFLAASPSRLLGVSLVDAVGEKRVQNQPGTDDEYPNWQVPLADADGHAVMLDDLASLPQYRSLVDALERALRGTP
- a CDS encoding putative glycolipid-binding domain-containing protein, giving the protein MRTTRISWTGVGSAETVERCTTEYSDDGIRIVGEVDGGEQACRYAVRLAPDGGFHHATIEVGERVTHIENTDGAWTVDGAARPDLAGATDLDITVTPATNALPIRRLRLAVGSHADVVVAWAHVPSLEVQLSRQRYTRVGPRAYCFESRDHNFRRTLTVDDDGFVLSYPGLFERVTGS
- a CDS encoding GAF domain-containing protein, whose amino-acid sequence is MSSSWSAQWDVAPESSRLLIERAHDELLAGTDAERRLNDVRSLVRESWRRSMANLVGAEALPPLEFDERALAAYRSAHPLAGVMDMVRALLVPSADSGVVVAVGDAAGRLLWVEGDTSVRTLTGDVGFVAGANWSESAVGTSAPGTALQLGRSVQIRGAEHFNRLVQPWSCTAAPVHDPETHRLLGVIDVTGRAEAATPQARLLVDATARAIESEVLVARLRSRADRPRGFVRSRNRVGSAPTASTLRVLGRDRALLEIAGPDGERIVEVSARHADILLMLATHRQGLSAERLAELVYGPDATDTLRPEMVRLRRMLERTAPHLVPLSRPYRLPTELETDAQQVASLLDRGAHRVALAAYSGPVLPDSCAPGTEEVRDRLRGSLREALLAEASVEVLLAYVETDEGTGDAEVLRLCLRLLPARSPKRAGIVARLTALGNPDE
- a CDS encoding CCA tRNA nucleotidyltransferase; amino-acid sequence: MLNMAEGVARLRALAASPVVSALADAFERAGFELAIVGGPVRDALLGRATNDLDFTTNARPDDILRVVEPLATATWDIGRAFGTIGAKVRGEQIEITTYRADSYDGVTRKPTVEFGDTLEQDLARRDFTVNAMALRVPGPSLVDPNGGVEDLVATTLRTPSDPAVSFGDDPLRMLRAARFASQLGFSVDPATEQAMTDLRETLSIVSPERVQGELVKLLRTDDPARGIRLLVDTGLMQLVLPEVPALRLEIDEHHHHKDVYEHSLTVLRQAIELEYERNPDAAPDVVLRLAALLHDIGKPATRKLEPGGGVSFHHHDIKGSRMARKRLQALRFDSDTISSVSRLVELHLRFFGYSEGAWTDSAVRRYVRDAGDELERLHILTRADVTTRNKRKAARLKSAYDDIERRIDELAAAEELGAMRPELDGNRIQEVLGIRPGREVGEAYRYLLDIRLDEGMIGEEAAEQRLREWWSARSDG
- a CDS encoding DUF7059 domain-containing protein, with the protein product MTLHPDADRCTALRTDLDAAGYRADAVRELWGSMVETAVGHGLTEPARRVLAGRTDALAVLAGLLFLGGPAPRESVDAALPSLGAAGLIELGLAHVDGHLVVPDALVRPQDISDAAGEGHWWIASDLDEAAVGGPLPTGHVLGVGGASLTLAGLQLTSRVGRVLDIGTGCGIQALRARRTGDSVVATDVSERALAFTRLNALLNAVDGIETRAGSLFEPVVGEQFERVVSNPPFVITPRVEGVPAYEYRDGGMSGDDLVAAFVREVGSVLAPGGVAQLLGNWEYRAGEDGLDRVRSWVSESSVVLDAWVVEREQLDPLAYAELWVRDGGTAPGSPAYAPLVQAWLDDFAARGVTAIGFGYITLHRPTVIPTLARYERISGSIPGALGPHIGASLDAWQRLSSMTDADLDAAVLRVAPDVTEARHHVPGAEDPQVIELRQGAGFGRVLDVDPALAALVGASDGDLPVRVLVAAIADLLEVDAAALRADLLPRVRELLFTGFLRFAD